A single window of Archangium gephyra DNA harbors:
- a CDS encoding pyridoxal phosphate-dependent aminotransferase, with amino-acid sequence MNLANRLKAIKPSPTLALNAKAKALAAQGVDVVSLAAGEPDFDTPEHIKQAAVEALRQGFTKYTPTAGILELREAICGKLERDNRLTYAPDQVVVSVGAKQAIYNTFQALLNEGDEVLILAPYWVSYPEMVQLAGGKPVFVQTREEDGFAPDPDAIRRALSPRTKAIVLNSPSNPSGAVFSRAALEGIAQAVREHECLIISDDIYERLLYQGEFLNLGNVAPDLVPRLVVINGMSKAYSMTGWRMGYAAGPKWLIAGMQMIQDQSTSNAASFVQKAALAALKGPQDIFVPMVEEYRGRRDMVVDALNSMEGVRCRRPEGAFYVLPNVSGLLGRMYKGAPLTGSMQISEILLNDFRVAAMPGAPFGVEGYIRMSFATSREQLRKGLDRFREFVGSTR; translated from the coding sequence ATGAATCTTGCGAACCGGCTCAAGGCCATCAAGCCGTCACCCACGCTCGCGCTCAACGCGAAGGCGAAGGCGCTGGCGGCCCAGGGTGTGGACGTGGTGAGTCTCGCGGCGGGCGAGCCCGATTTCGACACGCCGGAGCACATCAAGCAGGCGGCCGTCGAGGCCTTGCGGCAGGGCTTCACCAAGTACACGCCCACGGCGGGCATCCTGGAGCTGCGCGAGGCCATCTGCGGCAAGCTGGAGCGGGACAACCGCCTCACCTATGCGCCGGACCAGGTGGTGGTGTCGGTGGGGGCCAAGCAGGCCATCTACAACACCTTCCAGGCGCTGCTGAACGAGGGCGACGAGGTCCTCATCCTGGCGCCGTACTGGGTGAGCTACCCGGAGATGGTGCAGCTGGCGGGAGGCAAGCCCGTCTTCGTGCAGACGCGCGAGGAGGACGGCTTCGCACCGGATCCGGACGCCATCCGCCGGGCGCTCTCGCCGCGCACGAAGGCGATCGTCCTCAACAGCCCGAGCAACCCCTCGGGGGCGGTGTTCTCGCGGGCCGCGCTGGAGGGGATCGCGCAGGCGGTGCGCGAGCACGAGTGCCTGATCATCAGCGACGACATCTACGAGCGGCTGCTCTATCAGGGCGAGTTCCTGAACCTCGGCAACGTGGCGCCGGACCTGGTGCCGCGGCTGGTGGTCATCAACGGGATGAGCAAGGCCTACTCGATGACGGGCTGGCGCATGGGGTACGCGGCGGGGCCCAAGTGGCTCATCGCGGGCATGCAGATGATCCAGGATCAGTCCACGTCGAACGCGGCGTCCTTCGTGCAGAAGGCGGCCCTGGCGGCGCTCAAGGGTCCGCAGGACATCTTCGTGCCCATGGTGGAGGAGTACCGGGGCCGGCGGGACATGGTGGTGGACGCGCTCAACTCGATGGAGGGCGTGCGCTGCCGGCGTCCCGAGGGCGCCTTCTACGTGCTGCCCAACGTGAGCGGCCTGCTGGGGCGCATGTACAAGGGCGCGCCGCTGACGGGCTCGATGCAGATCTCGGAGATCCTCCTCAATGACTTCCGGGTGGCCGCGATGCCGGGCGCGCCCTTCGGCGTGGAGGGCTACATCCGGATGAGCTTCGCGACCTCGCGCGAGCAGCTGCGCAAGGGCCTGGATCGCTTCCGCGAGTTCGTGGGCTCCACGCGCTGA
- the coaD gene encoding pantetheine-phosphate adenylyltransferase has protein sequence MRTAIYPGSFDPLTNGHLSIIQRALQMFDRVIVAVAVNPKKVPLFTEEERKQLILEACQDQRVEVDAFHGLLVEYANRRGVNVILRGLRAVSDFEYEFQLANMNRKLAPGIETVFMMTGEDYFYVSSQLVREVASFGGNVEGLVPPNVLKVLRAKYAKQG, from the coding sequence ATGCGCACCGCCATCTATCCGGGTTCGTTCGATCCACTCACCAACGGTCACCTCAGCATCATCCAGCGCGCGCTCCAGATGTTCGATCGGGTGATCGTCGCCGTGGCGGTGAACCCGAAGAAGGTGCCGCTCTTCACCGAGGAGGAGCGCAAGCAGCTCATCCTCGAGGCCTGCCAGGATCAGCGCGTCGAGGTGGATGCCTTCCACGGCCTGCTGGTGGAGTACGCGAACCGGCGCGGCGTGAACGTGATCCTGCGCGGACTGCGGGCCGTCTCGGACTTCGAGTACGAGTTCCAGCTGGCGAACATGAACCGCAAGCTGGCCCCCGGCATCGAGACCGTCTTCATGATGACGGGCGAGGACTACTTCTACGTGTCGTCGCAGCTCGTCCGGGAGGTGGCCTCGTTCGGCGGCAACGTGGAGGGGCTGGTGCCGCCCAACGTGCTGAAGGTGCTGCGCGCGAAGTACGCGAAGCAGGGCTGA
- the rsmD gene encoding 16S rRNA (guanine(966)-N(2))-methyltransferase RsmD, producing MRIVAGSAKGRALAGPKATSKHIRPTADRVRETIFNVLGQWLEEQKVLDLYAGTGALGLESVSRGAPRAVLVDSDREALALCRTNTDTLGFGARVEILAQPVERALELLGRRGDRFELIFADPPYAARVVETVLEAIARSKVLAPGGTVVVEHDKREAAPESHEGFERVDQRRFGDTLVSLFRIP from the coding sequence ATGCGGATTGTCGCGGGCAGTGCGAAAGGGCGGGCGCTGGCGGGCCCCAAGGCCACCTCGAAGCACATCCGCCCCACGGCGGACCGGGTGCGCGAGACGATCTTCAACGTGCTCGGCCAGTGGCTGGAGGAGCAGAAGGTGTTGGATCTCTACGCGGGGACGGGGGCGCTGGGCCTCGAGTCCGTCTCGCGAGGGGCCCCCCGGGCCGTGCTGGTGGACTCGGATCGCGAGGCGCTGGCGCTCTGCCGGACGAACACGGACACGCTGGGCTTCGGCGCCCGGGTGGAGATCCTCGCGCAGCCGGTGGAGCGGGCGCTCGAGCTGCTCGGCCGCCGGGGGGACAGGTTCGAGCTCATCTTCGCGGACCCGCCGTACGCCGCCCGGGTGGTGGAGACGGTGCTGGAGGCCATCGCCCGGAGCAAGGTGCTGGCCCCCGGGGGCACGGTGGTCGTCGAGCACGACAAGCGGGAGGCGGCCCCCGAGTCCCATGAGGGCTTCGAGCGGGTGGATCAGCGCCGGTTCGGGGACACGCTCGTCAGTCTCTTCCGCATTCCTTGA
- a CDS encoding carbohydrate porin: protein MPETTGVVAQGRSAGGHRTQEALVTVLRRCGSGLVGWLAVALVLAAPGARADLLADRLRLSMYGRMGLAWTPQGDFIQGRRLNLTGGPLGGRLEEGDYLEPTVALHLIPPPQDLDDAFVRLVMTPALLSGNGLIMSAFSSDFARTLRIELFQAYVEAGNFLLPELKVWAGARFYRGTDVHISDFYYFNNLTGQGVGVQYRRLDVAVLLRTSESNALYNVDLDGDGEGETRRQRTVFVGQYVHELHERFETHLLAELHLLPASSARLSDGSPARLSDLGWVLGIKGRLDLGARGFNELAVRYGRGIANGGAGGGQTWSTFGAPDAHGRYAGAVGVEVVEHLLIDLGPRYSFNGYGIFHYGQGGSGKAEDETVDFAVGARGTWYLSKMFHLIQEASFQGLTVGPGPLATAVKLTLMPAIVPTGELSVFARPHFRLFYTVVFYDRDAVRGLVSPFLQTVGPTRIGHYLGAQVEWWF from the coding sequence ATGCCGGAAACGACGGGTGTGGTGGCCCAGGGCCGGAGCGCCGGGGGACACCGCACGCAGGAGGCCTTGGTGACGGTGCTCCGAAGGTGCGGATCCGGGCTCGTGGGATGGCTTGCCGTGGCGCTGGTGCTGGCCGCGCCAGGGGCTCGGGCGGACCTGCTGGCGGATCGGCTGCGGCTGTCCATGTACGGCCGCATGGGGCTGGCCTGGACGCCCCAGGGCGACTTCATCCAGGGCAGGCGGCTCAACCTGACGGGAGGGCCTCTCGGCGGCCGCCTGGAGGAGGGGGACTACCTGGAGCCGACCGTCGCGCTCCACCTGATTCCTCCGCCGCAGGATCTGGATGATGCCTTCGTCCGCCTGGTGATGACGCCGGCCCTGCTCTCCGGCAACGGGCTGATCATGAGCGCCTTCAGCTCCGACTTCGCCCGGACGCTGCGCATCGAGCTGTTCCAGGCCTACGTGGAGGCCGGCAACTTCCTGCTCCCGGAGCTGAAGGTCTGGGCGGGCGCCCGCTTCTACCGCGGCACCGACGTGCACATCTCCGACTTCTACTACTTCAACAATCTGACCGGGCAGGGCGTGGGGGTGCAGTACCGCCGCCTGGACGTGGCCGTGCTGCTGCGCACCTCGGAGAGCAACGCGCTGTACAACGTGGACCTGGACGGGGATGGCGAGGGCGAGACGCGCCGCCAGCGCACCGTCTTCGTGGGCCAGTACGTGCACGAGCTCCACGAGCGCTTCGAGACGCACCTGCTGGCGGAGCTGCACCTGCTCCCGGCCTCCTCGGCCCGGCTCTCGGACGGCTCGCCCGCGCGGCTCTCGGACCTGGGCTGGGTGCTGGGCATCAAGGGCCGCCTGGATCTGGGCGCCCGGGGCTTCAATGAGCTCGCGGTGCGCTATGGCCGAGGCATCGCCAATGGCGGGGCCGGGGGCGGGCAGACCTGGAGCACCTTTGGCGCGCCCGATGCCCATGGCCGGTATGCCGGCGCGGTGGGCGTCGAGGTGGTGGAGCATCTGCTCATCGACCTCGGTCCCCGCTACAGCTTCAACGGCTATGGCATCTTCCACTACGGCCAGGGCGGGAGCGGGAAGGCCGAGGACGAGACCGTGGACTTCGCGGTGGGCGCCCGTGGCACCTGGTATCTGAGCAAGATGTTCCACCTCATCCAGGAGGCGAGCTTCCAGGGACTGACGGTGGGCCCGGGCCCGCTCGCCACGGCGGTGAAGCTGACGCTCATGCCCGCCATCGTCCCCACTGGAGAGCTCAGCGTCTTCGCCCGGCCCCACTTCCGGCTCTTCTATACGGTGGTCTTCTATGACCGGGACGCCGTGAGGGGGCTCGTCTCGCCCTTCCTCCAGACCGTTGGCCCCACGCGTATCGGACACTACCTGGGCGCCCAGGTAGAGTGGTGGTTCTGA
- a CDS encoding cation diffusion facilitator family transporter codes for MTTSPHTHGASGHDHDHAHGEACEGHGHGKPAKRLHPSLKEERRKDRTRLLFALVLTGTIAVAEAVGGYLTNSLALMSDAGHMLTDVSALGLSLLALWFSGKPADLKKTYGYYRMEILSALLNGVLLLGITGFILVEAWERVRAPAEVKLGPMAVVATVGLVANLGALGFLHRSHSMNVRGAFLHVLGDALSSVGVLIGAGVMYLTGWYMVDPLISVLISVVIVVGALRLVRDAVDVLLEAVPSHVDLSVVKELLLKVEGVRDVHDLHVWTIASGMHALSAHLVVQDPMVCNNDDILTAAKHELFERFGIDHTTIQIESETYAHQGEVH; via the coding sequence GTGACTACCTCTCCCCACACGCATGGCGCATCGGGTCATGACCATGATCACGCCCACGGCGAGGCGTGCGAGGGGCACGGTCACGGGAAACCGGCGAAGCGCCTGCATCCTTCCTTGAAGGAGGAGCGGCGGAAGGACCGGACGCGGCTGCTGTTCGCCCTGGTGCTGACGGGGACGATCGCGGTGGCGGAGGCGGTGGGGGGCTACCTCACCAACTCGCTGGCGTTGATGTCCGACGCGGGCCACATGCTCACGGACGTGAGCGCGCTGGGGCTGAGCCTGCTGGCGCTGTGGTTCTCGGGCAAGCCGGCGGACCTGAAGAAGACGTACGGCTATTACCGCATGGAGATCCTCAGCGCGCTGCTCAACGGCGTGCTGCTGCTGGGCATCACCGGCTTCATCCTGGTGGAGGCCTGGGAGCGGGTGCGCGCCCCGGCCGAGGTGAAGCTGGGCCCCATGGCGGTGGTGGCCACGGTGGGCCTGGTGGCCAACCTGGGAGCGCTCGGCTTCCTGCACCGCTCGCACTCGATGAACGTGCGCGGGGCCTTCCTGCACGTGCTGGGTGACGCGCTCTCCAGCGTGGGCGTGCTGATCGGCGCCGGGGTGATGTACCTGACGGGCTGGTACATGGTGGACCCGCTCATCTCGGTGCTCATCTCGGTGGTGATCGTCGTGGGCGCGCTGCGGCTGGTGCGCGACGCGGTGGACGTGCTGCTGGAGGCGGTGCCGTCGCACGTGGACCTGTCCGTGGTGAAGGAGCTGTTGCTGAAGGTGGAGGGCGTGCGCGACGTGCACGACCTGCACGTGTGGACCATCGCCAGCGGGATGCACGCGCTGTCGGCCCACCTGGTGGTCCAGGATCCGATGGTCTGCAACAACGACGACATCCTCACCGCGGCCAAGCACGAGCTCTTCGAGCGGTTCGGGATCGATCACACCACCATCCAGATCGAGAGCGAGACCTACGCCCACCAGGGCGAGGTGCACTGA
- a CDS encoding sigma-54-dependent Fis family transcriptional regulator — protein sequence MDFERHQNLHTIIMLREIIRKWWRAELHFADRNGLAMDWQKGGDIPPTPNGCCRLSLSSREGLRRCNQSVRQLHEQFRANRRLRRATAQPCHLQFNLVGAPLYVQDEYEGFLFVEGFLREPPSSRDVEVLKTRLRELGAVSSDVERAVERLPVIGDAGLEKLADLLEYGASEIAAFESDKARREEGGPPGLAQNGSGEQYRFEDIIGRSGPMQEIFKLLQKVSNSEATILINGESGTGKELVARAIHFNGPRRQGPFVVQNCSAFNDNLLESALFGHMRGSFTGAMRDKKGLFEVADTGTFFLDEVGDMSPALQVKLLRVLQEGTFLPVGGTEPREVDVRVIAATHKDLGEMVKRGEFREDLYYRINVIRVHLPPLRERRDDLPLLVDHFLRKHHREGQRARGLSPEAMALLASYAWPGNVRELENEMERLLVLGGDLDLLPAELISSRIRDAVTPGSLSMLTARAAGKLHEAVETLERDMIHQGLLRTGNNKSRLARELGISRSNLILKIAKYGLDKGLPPDAEADA from the coding sequence ATGGACTTCGAGAGGCACCAGAACCTGCACACCATCATCATGCTGCGGGAAATCATACGCAAGTGGTGGAGAGCGGAGCTCCACTTCGCGGACCGCAACGGGCTGGCGATGGATTGGCAGAAGGGCGGAGATATTCCCCCGACGCCCAACGGGTGCTGCCGCTTGTCACTCAGCTCGCGGGAGGGCTTGCGGCGCTGCAACCAGTCCGTGCGCCAGTTGCACGAGCAGTTCCGCGCCAACCGGCGCCTGCGCCGCGCCACCGCGCAGCCCTGCCACCTGCAATTCAACCTGGTGGGCGCGCCGCTCTACGTGCAGGACGAGTACGAGGGCTTCCTCTTCGTGGAGGGCTTCCTGCGCGAGCCGCCCTCGAGCCGGGACGTGGAGGTGCTCAAGACACGGCTGCGCGAGCTGGGCGCGGTGAGCTCGGACGTGGAGCGCGCGGTGGAGCGCCTGCCGGTGATCGGCGATGCGGGCCTGGAGAAGCTCGCGGATCTGCTCGAATACGGCGCCAGCGAGATCGCCGCCTTCGAATCCGACAAGGCCCGCCGCGAGGAGGGCGGTCCGCCGGGACTCGCGCAGAACGGCAGCGGCGAGCAGTACCGCTTCGAGGACATCATCGGCCGCTCCGGGCCCATGCAGGAGATCTTCAAGCTGCTGCAGAAGGTGTCCAACTCGGAGGCCACCATCCTCATCAACGGGGAGTCGGGCACGGGCAAGGAGCTGGTGGCGCGCGCCATCCACTTCAACGGCCCGCGGCGGCAAGGCCCCTTCGTGGTGCAGAACTGCTCGGCCTTCAACGACAACCTGCTGGAGAGCGCCCTCTTCGGCCACATGCGCGGCTCCTTCACCGGCGCCATGCGCGACAAGAAGGGCCTCTTCGAGGTGGCCGACACCGGCACCTTCTTCCTGGACGAGGTGGGTGACATGTCCCCCGCCCTGCAGGTGAAGCTCCTGCGCGTGCTCCAGGAGGGCACCTTCCTGCCCGTGGGAGGCACCGAGCCGCGCGAGGTGGACGTGCGCGTCATCGCCGCCACGCACAAGGACCTGGGGGAGATGGTCAAGCGGGGCGAGTTCCGCGAGGACCTCTACTACCGCATCAACGTCATCCGGGTGCACCTGCCCCCGCTGCGCGAGCGCCGGGACGATCTGCCGCTGCTGGTGGACCACTTCCTGCGCAAGCACCACCGCGAGGGCCAGCGCGCCCGGGGCCTGTCCCCCGAGGCCATGGCCCTGCTCGCCTCCTACGCCTGGCCCGGCAACGTGCGCGAGCTGGAGAACGAGATGGAGCGCCTGCTGGTGCTCGGCGGAGACCTGGATCTGCTGCCCGCCGAGCTCATCTCCAGCCGCATCCGGGATGCGGTGACGCCCGGCAGCCTCTCCATGCTCACCGCCCGCGCCGCTGGCAAGCTGCACGAGGCCGTGGAGACGTTGGAGCGCGACATGATCCACCAGGGACTGTTGCGCACTGGCAATAACAAGAGCCGGCTGGCGAGGGAGCTTGGCATCAGCCGCTCCAACCTTATCTTGAAGATCGCCAAGTACGGCCTCGACAAGGGTCTCCCGCCCGACGCCGAGGCAGACGCGTGA
- a CDS encoding alpha/beta fold hydrolase translates to MSHYFRQDFLTVPDGASLYYQVQGEGEPGMVLCDGLGCDGFVWKYLAPYLEQRYRVLRWHYRGHGRSGLPRERQRIGMLYTCDDLNRVMDAAGIDQAVLFAHSMGVQVALEFHRRYAHRVKGLVLICGSYGTPLDTFHDGDWLKRLFPLIRFTVERFPQPAARLTRTLLSTELAMQVALSVELNRSLLAKNDLVPYFTHLANMDPVVFVRTLESAAHHSAWDHLPHVDVPTLIVAGEHDKFTPAWLSRRMAAHIPDAEFMMVPQGTHAAPLEHRELVELRVERFLREHLPASPPAPLSAHRESEGDLLLDVAASPT, encoded by the coding sequence ATGAGCCACTATTTCCGGCAGGACTTCCTCACCGTGCCCGATGGGGCCTCGCTGTACTACCAGGTGCAGGGTGAGGGCGAGCCGGGGATGGTGTTGTGCGACGGCCTGGGCTGCGACGGCTTCGTCTGGAAGTACCTCGCGCCCTACCTGGAGCAGCGCTACCGGGTGCTGCGCTGGCACTACCGGGGCCATGGGCGCTCGGGGCTGCCCCGGGAGCGCCAGCGCATTGGCATGCTCTACACCTGCGATGACCTCAACCGGGTCATGGACGCGGCGGGCATCGACCAGGCCGTGCTCTTCGCCCACTCCATGGGGGTGCAGGTGGCGCTCGAGTTCCACCGCCGCTACGCCCACCGCGTGAAGGGGCTCGTCCTCATCTGCGGCAGCTACGGCACCCCGCTGGATACCTTCCACGACGGCGACTGGCTCAAGCGGCTCTTCCCCCTCATCCGCTTCACCGTGGAGCGCTTCCCCCAGCCCGCCGCCCGGCTGACCCGCACCCTGCTGAGCACCGAGCTGGCCATGCAGGTGGCCCTGTCCGTGGAGCTCAACCGATCCCTGCTGGCCAAGAACGATCTCGTTCCCTACTTCACCCATCTGGCCAACATGGATCCGGTGGTCTTCGTGCGGACCCTGGAGTCCGCCGCCCACCACAGCGCGTGGGATCACCTGCCCCATGTGGACGTGCCCACCCTCATCGTCGCGGGTGAGCACGACAAGTTCACCCCGGCGTGGCTCTCGCGGCGCATGGCCGCCCACATCCCGGACGCCGAGTTCATGATGGTGCCCCAGGGCACCCATGCCGCCCCCCTGGAGCACCGCGAGCTGGTGGAGCTCCGGGTGGAGCGCTTCCTGCGAGAGCATCTGCCCGCCTCGCCGCCCGCTCCCCTCTCCGCTCACCGGGAGAGCGAGGGGGATCTGCTGCTGGATGTGGCCGCCTCGCCCACCTGA
- the typA gene encoding translational GTPase TypA, translated as MIARENIRNVAIVAHVDHGKTTLVDHMLRQAGIFRSNEAVTERVMDSNDLEREKGITILAKNTAVTYKGKQINIIDTPGHADFGGEVERGLRLVDGVILLVDAAEGPLPQTRFVLTKALAMGLKTVLVINKIDRQDARPKEILDLVYSLYIDLGADDTQLEFPVLYTVARQGQSSPSLEKPGTSLEPLFEAILSHISPPPAPTQEPLQLLVANLDYDDYVGRLAVGRVQAGRLTANMPVAVMRDGGKVEQGKIVKLYGFQGLKRTEIADAGPGEIVSIAGIEAISIGDTIADVEKPVALPRITVDEPTMMMIFKVNDGPLAGKEGKYVTSRNLRERLYREAYRNVSIRVEDTETPDAFRVVGRGELQLAVIIETMRREGYELTASNPEPVTKTIDGVLHEPMELMFCDVPEGSVGAVTERLGPRKGRMTDMSQLGGGRTRLVFRIPARGLIGFRSEFLTITRGEGIMSSQFDGYEPWFGYIPKRANGAIVSDRMGETVPYALFSIQERGHLFVGAGVTIYEGMIIGEHVHPSELNVNACREKKLTNIRAAGRDENVILTPPREMGLEKALEWIADDELVEVTPKSVRMRKKALSSGERYRAERDRKREERNEA; from the coding sequence ATGATTGCCCGAGAGAACATCCGTAACGTCGCCATCGTCGCCCACGTCGACCATGGCAAGACCACCCTCGTTGACCACATGCTCCGCCAGGCGGGCATCTTCCGCAGCAACGAAGCCGTGACCGAGCGGGTCATGGACTCGAACGACCTCGAGCGAGAGAAGGGCATCACCATTCTCGCGAAGAACACGGCCGTTACCTACAAGGGCAAGCAGATCAACATCATCGACACCCCGGGCCACGCGGACTTCGGCGGTGAGGTGGAGCGCGGCCTGCGCTTGGTGGATGGAGTGATCCTCCTGGTGGACGCGGCCGAAGGCCCCCTGCCCCAGACGCGCTTCGTGCTCACCAAGGCGCTGGCCATGGGCCTGAAGACGGTGCTCGTCATCAACAAGATCGACCGCCAGGACGCCCGTCCCAAGGAGATCCTGGATCTGGTCTACTCGCTCTACATCGACCTGGGCGCGGACGACACCCAGCTCGAGTTCCCCGTGCTCTACACGGTCGCCCGCCAGGGGCAGAGCTCGCCCTCGCTGGAGAAGCCGGGCACGAGCCTGGAGCCGCTGTTCGAGGCCATCCTCTCGCACATCTCGCCCCCGCCGGCGCCGACGCAGGAGCCGCTGCAGCTCCTGGTGGCCAACCTGGACTACGACGACTACGTGGGCCGCCTCGCGGTGGGCCGCGTCCAGGCCGGCCGCCTGACGGCCAACATGCCCGTGGCCGTCATGCGGGACGGTGGCAAGGTGGAGCAGGGCAAGATCGTGAAGCTCTACGGCTTCCAGGGTCTCAAGCGCACGGAGATCGCGGACGCCGGCCCTGGAGAGATCGTCTCCATCGCGGGCATCGAGGCCATCTCCATCGGCGACACCATCGCCGACGTGGAGAAGCCGGTGGCCCTGCCGCGCATCACCGTGGACGAGCCCACGATGATGATGATCTTCAAGGTGAACGACGGGCCGCTGGCGGGCAAGGAAGGCAAGTACGTCACCAGCCGCAACCTGCGCGAGCGCCTGTACCGTGAGGCCTACCGTAACGTGTCCATCCGCGTGGAGGACACGGAGACGCCGGACGCGTTCCGCGTGGTGGGCCGTGGCGAGCTCCAGCTGGCGGTCATCATCGAGACGATGCGCCGCGAGGGTTACGAGTTGACGGCGTCGAACCCGGAGCCGGTGACGAAGACGATCGACGGCGTGCTGCACGAGCCGATGGAGCTGATGTTCTGCGACGTGCCCGAGGGCAGCGTGGGCGCGGTGACGGAGCGGCTCGGGCCCCGCAAGGGCCGCATGACGGACATGTCGCAGCTGGGCGGCGGGCGGACGCGCCTGGTGTTCCGCATTCCGGCGCGTGGCCTCATCGGCTTCCGCTCGGAGTTCCTCACCATCACGCGTGGCGAGGGCATCATGAGCAGCCAGTTCGACGGGTACGAGCCGTGGTTCGGCTACATCCCGAAGCGGGCCAACGGCGCCATCGTGTCGGACCGCATGGGCGAGACGGTGCCGTACGCGCTCTTCAGCATCCAGGAGCGTGGCCACCTGTTCGTCGGTGCCGGCGTGACGATCTACGAGGGGATGATCATCGGCGAGCACGTGCACCCGTCGGAGCTGAACGTGAACGCGTGCCGCGAGAAGAAGCTGACGAACATCCGCGCGGCTGGCCGCGACGAGAACGTCATCCTCACCCCGCCGCGCGAGATGGGGCTGGAGAAGGCGCTCGAGTGGATCGCCGACGACGAGCTGGTGGAGGTGACGCCCAAGTCGGTGCGCATGCGCAAGAAGGCGCTGAGCTCGGGCGAGCGTTACCGCGCCGAGCGTGACCGCAAGCGCGAGGAGCGCAACGAGGCGTAA
- a CDS encoding metallophosphoesterase, whose product MSSRARLQGRFHLLAAVLTTLVQLPAVLWLCWLTRTPLPALVAALLSWPYLRQLRSPWQTTERGLSTYLALGWWSACLVFGVLLVPTALAVRAGFPFGAAWGLSGALALIVGADAVLGRPRLRRRVVRVEGLPAGLEGYRIGQISDVHCGPHVPEERVAAWVSRLNALELDLVTVTGDLITHGSSHVEAVARALGGLRARDGAFACMGNHDYFTDGEYLVRQLERHGLTVLRNEGTVIERNGASLYVAGVDDTWTSRHDLARALRDRPEGAPTVLLAHDPDLFPEAQARAIELTLSGHTHGGQLGVPGVPRLSLARFITVWTAGLYRRGRSWLYVNRGVGTTGPPARLGAPPELAVITLRRA is encoded by the coding sequence ATGTCCAGCCGAGCCCGTCTCCAAGGCCGCTTCCACCTGCTCGCGGCCGTCCTCACCACCCTGGTCCAGCTGCCGGCCGTGCTCTGGCTGTGCTGGCTCACCCGGACGCCCTTGCCGGCGCTCGTGGCGGCGCTGCTCTCCTGGCCCTACCTGCGCCAGTTGCGGAGTCCCTGGCAGACCACGGAGCGCGGCCTCTCCACCTACCTGGCGCTGGGCTGGTGGTCGGCCTGCCTGGTGTTCGGCGTGCTCCTGGTGCCCACCGCGCTGGCCGTCCGGGCGGGCTTTCCCTTTGGAGCCGCCTGGGGCCTGAGCGGGGCCCTGGCGCTCATCGTGGGGGCCGATGCGGTGCTCGGCCGGCCGAGGCTGAGGCGGCGGGTGGTGCGCGTGGAGGGACTGCCCGCGGGGCTGGAGGGCTACCGCATCGGGCAGATCTCCGACGTCCACTGTGGCCCGCACGTGCCCGAGGAGCGGGTGGCCGCCTGGGTCTCGCGCCTCAACGCGCTCGAGCTCGACCTGGTGACCGTCACCGGGGATCTGATCACCCACGGCTCGTCGCACGTCGAGGCGGTGGCGCGGGCGCTCGGCGGCCTGCGAGCCAGGGACGGCGCCTTCGCGTGCATGGGCAACCACGACTACTTCACCGATGGCGAGTACCTGGTGCGGCAGCTGGAGCGCCACGGCCTCACCGTGCTGCGCAACGAGGGGACGGTCATCGAGCGAAACGGGGCCTCCCTCTACGTCGCGGGCGTGGACGACACCTGGACCTCCCGGCACGACCTGGCCCGGGCCCTCAGGGACAGGCCAGAGGGTGCCCCGACGGTGCTGCTCGCGCACGATCCCGACCTGTTCCCGGAGGCCCAGGCCCGGGCGATCGAGCTGACGCTGTCGGGCCACACCCATGGGGGCCAGCTCGGCGTTCCGGGAGTGCCCCGGCTCTCGCTGGCGCGGTTCATCACCGTCTGGACGGCGGGACTGTACCGGCGGGGCCGCTCGTGGCTGTACGTGAACCGGGGCGTGGGCACCACGGGGCCACCGGCGCGGCTGGGCGCTCCGCCGGAGCTGGCGGTCATCACCCTTCGCCGGGCGTGA